One part of the Pelagicoccus sp. SDUM812003 genome encodes these proteins:
- a CDS encoding biopolymer transporter ExbD — protein MSSLLTRRRSKAAINIIPLMDVLTILIFFFLVSMQFKEMTTLNLTLPDIESAGKNEFPDKIQITIDERGAVYLENQEVQIEELQAVISRLSDLSNEIPVLIRAHNLTPLEQVTNVMDACRLNGLSKIRLQSR, from the coding sequence ATGAGCAGCTTGCTGACACGAAGGCGCTCCAAGGCGGCCATCAACATCATCCCGCTGATGGACGTGCTGACCATTCTGATTTTCTTCTTCCTGGTCAGCATGCAGTTCAAGGAGATGACGACCCTGAACCTGACGTTGCCGGACATCGAATCGGCGGGCAAAAACGAGTTTCCCGACAAGATCCAGATCACCATCGACGAGCGAGGCGCGGTGTACTTGGAAAACCAAGAGGTGCAGATCGAGGAGCTTCAAGCGGTGATTTCCCGACTTTCCGATCTGAGCAACGAGATCCCGGTGCTCATCCGGGCCCACAACCTCACCCCACTGGAGCAGGTGACCAACGTGATGGACGCTTGCCGTCTCAATGGATTGAGCAAGATCCGTCTGCAGTCCCGCTAG
- a CDS encoding DUF368 domain-containing protein encodes MVNYLILFLKGVAMGTANVIPGVSGGTIAFVTGIYTEFIDALKSFDVTALKLAMRLEVKALAKHVNLAFLAPLFAGVAISLISLGKLLDWLFNDYPVHVWSFFFGLILASVYYVSKNVKRKGPSSLFFFALGTGLALALAFVKPASENASFFYVAICGVVAVCSMILPGLSGSFVLILMGNYQLVMLQAVPNFDLSIILPFAIGGGIGFIALSHAISFLLHHCHDATLSSLTGFILGSLVVIWPWKSEVYLTDEGGAIVLKEGEHIVQGYDWLAPNFSDATTWIGLGLMLLGILAVILLERTAEAR; translated from the coding sequence ATGGTAAACTACCTGATCCTCTTCCTCAAGGGCGTCGCTATGGGCACGGCTAACGTGATCCCTGGCGTGTCCGGCGGCACCATCGCCTTCGTCACAGGCATCTACACCGAGTTCATCGACGCGTTGAAGTCCTTCGACGTGACCGCCTTGAAGTTGGCCATGCGCCTGGAAGTCAAAGCGCTCGCCAAGCATGTGAACCTCGCCTTTCTGGCTCCGCTTTTCGCCGGCGTAGCCATCAGCCTCATCAGTCTCGGCAAGCTTCTGGACTGGCTCTTCAACGACTATCCCGTGCACGTTTGGAGCTTCTTCTTCGGACTCATCCTCGCTTCGGTCTACTACGTTTCCAAAAACGTGAAGCGAAAGGGCCCGAGCTCGCTGTTCTTCTTCGCCCTCGGCACAGGACTCGCGCTGGCTCTGGCATTCGTCAAACCGGCCTCCGAAAACGCCAGTTTTTTCTACGTCGCGATTTGCGGAGTGGTCGCGGTCTGCAGTATGATTCTGCCCGGACTCTCAGGATCCTTCGTGCTGATCCTGATGGGCAACTACCAACTGGTCATGCTGCAAGCCGTTCCCAATTTCGACCTGTCGATCATCCTGCCCTTCGCCATCGGCGGAGGCATCGGATTCATCGCGCTCTCGCACGCCATCTCGTTCCTGCTGCATCATTGCCACGACGCGACGCTCAGCTCGCTGACCGGCTTCATTCTAGGCTCGCTGGTCGTTATCTGGCCCTGGAAAAGCGAGGTCTACCTGACCGATGAAGGCGGCGCCATCGTGCTGAAGGAAGGCGAACATATCGTGCAGGGTTACGATTGGCTGGCGCCAAACTTTTCGGATGCCACCACTTGGATCGGACTGGGGCTGATGCTGCTCGGCATCTTGGCCGTGATCCTTCTGGAAAGAACCGCTGAGGCGCGCTGA
- a CDS encoding MotA/TolQ/ExbB proton channel family protein yields the protein MIDILKGAGIFVYPLTLCSLVGAFVICERLFSLRRSAILPDLLVGRVTAGEKVKEGGKSAFGRILSYWHEHKADVAAVKAYARLEVNRMERGLVFLDIIIGAAPLLGLLGTVTGLVTVFSNVSMDTGLPDPSAFTKGIALAMTTTVLGLSIAIPCLIANSYFQRRVETYAVQIESLLEQMGLKNL from the coding sequence ATGATCGACATTTTGAAAGGCGCCGGGATCTTCGTGTATCCCCTGACTCTTTGCTCACTGGTGGGAGCGTTCGTGATATGCGAGAGGCTCTTCTCGCTGCGACGTTCAGCCATTCTACCGGACCTGCTGGTTGGCCGGGTCACGGCGGGCGAAAAGGTGAAGGAAGGAGGAAAGTCCGCTTTTGGTCGCATCCTGAGCTACTGGCACGAGCACAAGGCTGACGTGGCGGCGGTCAAGGCCTATGCCCGTCTGGAGGTGAATCGCATGGAGCGCGGCCTGGTGTTTCTCGATATCATCATCGGAGCGGCTCCTCTGCTCGGACTGTTGGGGACGGTGACCGGTCTGGTGACGGTTTTCAGCAACGTATCCATGGACACCGGTTTGCCCGATCCGTCGGCCTTTACCAAAGGGATTGCTCTGGCCATGACCACAACCGTGCTGGGCTTGAGCATCGCCATTCCCTGCCTGATCGCCAACAGCTATTTCCAACGCCGGGTGGAGACCTATGCGGTGCAGATCGAGTCCTTGCTGGAGCAGATGGGGCTGAAGAATCTATGA
- a CDS encoding SRPBCC family protein produces MKIIGSTVEATLPFEREKVRRIVGAPALIVNWHPWVDQISIIEQQGLLYRKARLMGGETELIEKFWEVDGQDEFHFQAVQGLWADYRYRSKIRLEDAEGGRCKVVWQGRLMKKDEEDEKEQMDQFYESGLAGLEELLADL; encoded by the coding sequence ATGAAGATAATCGGCAGCACAGTTGAAGCGACGCTTCCTTTCGAAAGGGAGAAGGTACGCCGCATCGTCGGCGCTCCGGCGCTGATTGTGAATTGGCATCCGTGGGTCGACCAGATCTCCATCATCGAGCAGCAAGGGCTTCTCTACCGCAAAGCGCGCTTGATGGGCGGTGAGACGGAGCTGATCGAGAAATTCTGGGAGGTCGATGGGCAGGACGAGTTTCATTTCCAGGCGGTGCAGGGGTTGTGGGCGGACTACCGCTATCGCTCGAAAATCCGCTTGGAGGACGCCGAGGGCGGCCGCTGCAAGGTGGTTTGGCAGGGACGTCTGATGAAGAAGGACGAAGAGGACGAGAAGGAGCAGATGGACCAGTTCTACGAAAGTGGACTCGCTGGCCTGGAAGAGCTGCTCGCGGACCTTTAG
- a CDS encoding TatD family hydrolase — MSFYDAHCHLQDERLGPYLEEVQESYQRLSVRRAVVNGTSESDWQAVADLVASVDRARASYGLHPWFVTQASSEWKERLRGRLDDDPSACVGEIGLDRWIKDYDIDAQRDAFHWQLGLAAERERPVTIHCLQAWGMMLESVEECDLPSCGFLLHSYGGSAEMVESFAALGAYFSVSGYFALERKAKQREVWKQVPVDRLLIETDAPDMAGPDEYRKVSLRGEDGEEINHPANIEGVYEFVSKLRAMPMDELKEVVRENFVRLFGEA; from the coding sequence ATGAGCTTTTACGACGCCCATTGCCATCTGCAGGACGAGCGTTTGGGGCCTTATTTGGAGGAAGTCCAGGAGTCCTACCAGCGGCTATCGGTGCGGCGCGCGGTGGTCAACGGCACCAGCGAATCGGATTGGCAGGCAGTAGCGGACCTCGTCGCGAGCGTTGACCGAGCTCGAGCGTCCTACGGCTTGCACCCATGGTTCGTTACCCAAGCGAGCTCGGAATGGAAAGAACGATTGCGCGGGCGCCTCGACGACGATCCAAGCGCCTGCGTCGGGGAGATCGGCTTGGATCGCTGGATCAAGGACTACGATATCGATGCCCAGCGAGATGCCTTTCATTGGCAGCTTGGCCTTGCGGCGGAGCGAGAGCGTCCGGTCACGATACACTGCCTCCAGGCTTGGGGCATGATGCTGGAAAGCGTGGAGGAATGCGATCTGCCCTCTTGCGGCTTTCTGCTGCACTCCTACGGCGGTTCTGCGGAAATGGTGGAGTCCTTCGCGGCGCTAGGCGCCTATTTTTCGGTATCTGGGTATTTCGCCTTGGAACGAAAGGCCAAGCAGCGGGAGGTTTGGAAACAGGTCCCCGTCGATCGCTTGCTTATCGAGACGGATGCTCCGGACATGGCCGGGCCGGATGAATACCGAAAGGTTTCGCTGCGAGGCGAAGACGGCGAGGAAATCAATCACCCGGCCAATATAGAAGGAGTGTACGAATTCGTTTCCAAGCTTCGAGCAATGCCCATGGATGAGCTGAAAGAGGTTGTAAGGGAAAACTTCGTACGACTATTTGGAGAGGCCTAG
- a CDS encoding low molecular weight protein arginine phosphatase, translating to MASRPKKIVFVCTANTCRSPMAAALFRHALDAQPDSLKELEVTSAGVSAFPGQGPSSNSVQALKKVGIELSDHCSQPLSQELVDDALAFFCMTESHLAMLNYQIEPPPPNAFLMRQFMGDEADLEIPDPFGGSLAQYEACRDSMVEAIPSLIEVVGKMVDSAKEREAE from the coding sequence ATGGCATCCCGACCCAAGAAGATCGTATTCGTCTGCACCGCGAACACCTGCCGCAGTCCAATGGCTGCAGCTCTGTTTCGCCACGCTCTCGACGCCCAGCCAGATTCGTTGAAGGAGCTGGAAGTCACATCCGCTGGCGTATCCGCCTTTCCAGGACAGGGCCCGAGCTCGAACTCCGTCCAGGCCTTGAAGAAAGTGGGAATCGAACTGAGCGACCACTGCAGCCAGCCCCTCAGCCAGGAGCTGGTGGACGATGCCCTGGCGTTCTTCTGCATGACGGAGTCCCACCTCGCCATGCTGAACTACCAAATCGAGCCTCCGCCGCCGAACGCCTTTCTCATGAGGCAATTCATGGGCGACGAGGCCGACTTGGAGATTCCCGATCCCTTCGGAGGATCGCTGGCTCAGTACGAGGCCTGTCGCGACAGCATGGTAGAGGCTATCCCTTCGCTGATCGAAGTGGTCGGGAAGATGGTCGATTCGGCAAAAGAACGCGAAGCCGAATAA
- the alr gene encoding alanine racemase yields the protein MDTHDPFGSKRMSGIEQFPRRCWAEIDLAALERNLKAIQATLPPHIRYIAVVKADAYGHGMHQTVARLMQAGIDMYGVANVAEAATIREIGGNGWSILILGATLREEAQFLFEYDLIPTLSCPEEVAFLDAMARERGCVLKVHLKIDTGMGRLGIWHERAPELFDAVKAATHLQLNGIYTHFAHAETDIAFTDLQRRRFMSAISQIDWLPLDDLMIHADNSAGITSFTHDSAYNAVRIGLLQFGITPYAKSLFAKAQTSPIFSFKTRVSLVKTLPAGTDVSYGRTCTLQRESRIAILCAGYGDGIPRSLSNKGLALISGQKCPYLGRVTMDQIIVDVTDLPHAPAIGDEACLIGAQGGSEILLEEFSEWAGTISWEILCSITKRVTRIYKTSIATG from the coding sequence GTGGATACCCACGATCCATTCGGCTCAAAACGCATGAGCGGCATCGAGCAGTTCCCCCGTCGGTGCTGGGCGGAGATCGACCTCGCCGCCCTCGAACGCAACCTGAAGGCGATTCAGGCGACGCTTCCCCCGCACATCCGCTACATCGCCGTAGTGAAAGCCGACGCCTACGGCCATGGCATGCACCAAACCGTGGCTCGCCTCATGCAGGCTGGCATCGACATGTACGGAGTGGCCAACGTGGCGGAAGCCGCTACCATTCGGGAAATCGGAGGCAACGGCTGGTCCATCCTTATCCTAGGGGCAACGCTGCGCGAGGAGGCTCAGTTCCTTTTCGAATACGATCTGATCCCAACCCTCTCCTGCCCCGAAGAAGTGGCGTTCCTCGACGCAATGGCTCGCGAGCGCGGCTGCGTGCTGAAGGTACACCTGAAGATCGATACCGGCATGGGCCGACTGGGCATTTGGCACGAGCGAGCGCCCGAACTCTTCGACGCGGTGAAAGCCGCCACCCATTTGCAGCTCAACGGCATCTACACTCATTTCGCCCACGCGGAAACGGACATCGCCTTCACCGATCTGCAACGACGGCGCTTCATGTCCGCGATCTCCCAAATCGACTGGCTGCCCCTGGACGACCTCATGATACACGCTGACAACAGCGCAGGAATTACGAGTTTCACGCACGACAGCGCCTACAACGCGGTCAGAATCGGCCTGCTACAATTCGGTATAACCCCGTATGCCAAATCCTTGTTCGCAAAAGCCCAGACCTCGCCCATTTTCAGCTTCAAGACTCGCGTGTCGTTGGTGAAAACGCTGCCCGCCGGCACCGACGTCAGCTATGGCCGCACCTGTACGCTGCAGCGCGAGAGCCGCATCGCCATCCTTTGCGCCGGCTACGGAGACGGAATTCCAAGATCCCTCAGCAACAAAGGGTTAGCACTTATATCTGGTCAAAAATGCCCTTACTTGGGCCGCGTCACCATGGACCAGATAATCGTCGACGTCACCGATCTGCCACATGCCCCGGCAATCGGCGACGAAGCCTGCCTCATCGGCGCTCAAGGCGGTTCGGAGATTCTTTTGGAAGAATTCAGCGAGTGGGCGGGAACGATCTCATGGGAAATTCTCTGCTCCATAACCAAGCGAGTGACACGGATATACAAAACATCCATCGCCACGGGCTAG